Part of the Pedobacter roseus genome is shown below.
AAGGGTTCAGTACCGATTAAGCATCTGTTTTTTATTTAATTATGGTATGCTTGCTTGTTTCACAGGTCTTTATCGGTACCGGAGCGCAGCGCAGCCTTGCAAAGCCCGCCCCTTGGGGAACGCCCATATTATTTTCAGTTTGCAATTCACAATTTGCAGTTTTATTCTTCCTTCGTTTTACCCTTCTTCCTCGATTTCAACGCCTGGGTAAGCAAAAATTCGATCTGCCCGTTGGTGCTCCGAAACTCATCTGCAGCCCAGGTTTCTACTTCTTTTAATAAAGCAGGACTAATTCTTAATACAAAAGCTTTTTTATCTTTCTCCGCCATTCTTATTGTATTGCTTGTATATTATACCTCGTTTTTAAATTAATGAGGAACATTTCCAGGTCTTCTATTTTATTTGAACTGAACAGAAGTTTTTTGCCATTTTTAAACTCCAGTTGTAATCCCCGGTTTTTATCGTTTAAAATGTAAGCCTTATCTTTAAATTTAAACCAAAGCCGTGTTTTAACGCCGTAACCTCCGTATTCCGAAAATGCATCATATTTGCGGATGTAGGCTTTTTCAATACTTATCCATCTCAAATGGCTTGGCTTAAAATGGAAAGGAAAATACCGGTAGGATAAGCCTTCGGCATTTATTTTTAGTGTTAGCTTATTCTGCTGTACTATAAAAATGATTAAAAAAGGAGGAAATACAGCCAATAAAGGTGCAAAGTACATTTTTTGCAATTCTGCTAAACTTGGTCCGCCTTTATCGAAGATCAGTATAGCTAATGCAGGGAATATGCTTACCCCGGTTACGAGGTATAACCACCATATCTTTAAGCCATGTTTCTCCTCAAACTCCATATTTTAATTATATAAGGTACCCGTATTTACCACTGGTTGTACATGGCGGTCGCCACAAAGTACCACCAATAAATTACTGACCATGGCGGCTTTGCGTTCTTCATCCAGCTCAACAATTCCCTTTTGCGATAATTTCTCTAAAGCCATTTCCACCATGCCTACGGCACCTTCTACAATTAATTTACGGGCTGCAATTACGGCTGTGGCCTGCTGGCGCTGTAGCATGGCGCTGGCAATTTCGGGCGCATAAGCCAAATGCGAAATCCTGGCTTCTAAAACTTCAATCCCTGCTCTTGATAAACGTTCGTTCAGTTCGTTTTCCAATAACTCGCTCACTTTTTCGGCCCCGTCCTTTAAAGTAATGCTGGTTTCTTCACCTTCAGCATGATCGTAAGGGAAAATATTGGCCAGGTGCCTTACCGCGGCTTCACTTTGAATATTTACATACTGCATGTAATTTTCGACCGAAAAAACAGCTTTGGCCGTTTCGTTTACTTTCCATACCACAACGGCAGCAATTTCGATCGGGTTACCCAGTTTATCGTTCACTTTTAACTGCTGACCGTTTAAGTTGTTTGCTTTTAGCGATAACCTTCTTTTAGCGGTTAAGGGATTCACCCAGAAAAATCCATCGGCTTTTACCGTGCCCAGGTATTTTCCAAATAAGGTTAATACCATTGATTGATTGGGATTGATGATTAAAAAGCCCGGGAAGATTAAAAATATATCCACAGCCAATAAAATTCCTCCCCATAAAAAGATCTCTGAAATAAAACAGAAAATTGAAGCCACTAATAAAGCGATGCTTATTGCGAATGTTAAATACCCAGATGGTGGGCTGATGATTTTTTCCTGATACATAATTGATATTAATTTGATATCATAAAGTAAAATATAAAATCTGGTAATTGCAAACAAAATCCCTAAAATGTATATTAGATAAAAATGTTATTTTTGACAATACAATAATTAGATCGTTTTGGCCAAAATCAAGAGAAATTCCCACAAAATCCTTTACCGGAAATATTCATCAAACCTGAAATATGTGATGATGATATTTACCGTTTTCATTATTACGCTATTCCTTCCGAAACAACCGAGATTTAGGTACGAATTTGAAAAAAATGCCGTTTGGAAAAACAAGGATCTGATTTCTCCCTTCAGTTTTGCCATTTTAAAAACGAACCCTCAGGTAAGTGCCGATAAAAAAAATGCGCTAAAAGATATTTTACCGGTTTACCAGTACGACAAGGGGATTACGGCCACCGCTTTAGATGAATTTGCCAACGAATTCGACATCAAGTGGAAATCGAAGCAATTGGATGAAAAAGAAAAAGAAGTGTATAAGGCGGCTGCCTACCGTTTACTTCAGGGTATTTATCAAAAAGGAATTATCGGCTTAAATGTGAAACATCAGGCAGGCGGTAAAAATTACGATTTCTCTTTACTGGAAAATAACGTATCGCAGGTAAAAAATACACTGGATGTATTTACGGCAGAAACGGCGTTGAACTTTTTTAAAGGTAATTTTAAGGCACCCAACCCGGTAATGGGCGATTTGATAGCCAATTTGGCTATTGATCATATTACACCAAATATTGTATTCGACGAGCGTTTAACGCAGACCATACAGGATAATACCATCAATAATATTTCTACCACTAAAGGGATGGTGCAAAAGGGGGAGTTAATTGTAGCTAAAAACGATGTGATTGATGAAGAAATTTACCAGAAACTGGAATCGTACAAGGCTACTTATGATGCGCAGACGAAAACCATAGGCAGCAGGGCGCTGGTTTACCTTGGTCAGGTGGTGCTGGTGGGTTTTATTCTTACCATATTAATGTCGTTCCTTTTTCTTTTCCGGAAGGATATTTTCGCCGATAACCGTCAGCTTTCTTTAATACTGATTGTAACCACAGGGATGTTGCTGGCCCTAACCTGGGCCATTAAAATGGAGATCCCGAGTTTGTATTACATACCGTTTTGTGTGGTGCCGATCATCATCAGGATTTTATTCGATACCCGTTTGGCGCTTTACCTGCACATGCTGGTAATTTTGATTGCCGGTTTTTTTGTGGCCAACAGTTTCGAGTTTGTGTTTTACCAGGTTACCGCGGGTATGGTGGCGATATTCAGCATTAAAAACTTTGTTAAGCGCGAAAGATTTCTGGTTTCGGCCTTATTTATATTATTGGCCTACTTTGTTTCTTTTGTGGGGATCGCTTTATTGCGTGAAGGATCTTTCCGAGAAATAGAATGGATTAATTTTATTCCTTTTGTTTTTAGCGTTTTATTGTCGCTTCTGGCTTACCCTTTAATTTACCTGTTCGAACGTATTTTTGGCATTACTTCAGATGTGGCACTGATTGAGCTCACCAATACCAATAATAAACTGTTAAGGGAGCTTGCTTTTAAAGCGCCCGGAACGTTTCAGCACTCGCTACAGGTAGCAAACCTTGCCGAGGCTGCCATTTTTAAAATAGGCGGTAATTCGGTACTGGTAAGGGCAGGGGCATTATATCATGATATCGGGAAGGTTGATAATCCGCAGTATTTTATAGAGAACCAGAATACTGCTGTAAGTCCGCATGATAAATTGCCTTATGAGCAAAGTGCGCAGATTATTATTCAGCATGTGCATAAAGGAATTGAGATTTTAAGAAAAAACCAGATTCCGGAAGCGATTATCGATTTTATCAGAACACACCATGGAAATACAAGGGTTGATTATTTTTATCAGTCGTTTTTGAAAAATTCTCCTGAAAAATTCGTCGATGAAAACATTTTCCGCTACCCGGGACCGATCCCTTTTAGCAAAGAAACTGGTGTGTTAATGTTGGCAGATTCGGTCGAAGCTGCCTCAAGAAGTCTGAAAAATCCCGATGCGCAGAACATAAATGACCTGGTTGAACGCATAATTAACTACAAATTGGAACAAAATCAGCTTGATGATTGCGATTTAACGCTAAAAGATATTGAAACTATCAAATTGATATTCAAGACGATGCTGATGAGTATCTATCATGTTCGCATAGATTATCAACAATTATCATAATTTTTTTTTGCAGAATAACTTGTTTTACTATATTTGCAGACCTCAAAACAACGTCGGTAGGACGGAAAACAGAGGTTGAGAAGGAGAGGTGCCTGAGTGGCCGAAAGGAACAGTTTGCTAAACTGTCGTACTGGTAACGGTACCGCGGGTTCGAATCCCGCCCTCTCCGCCAAGAAAAAAAAAGTAATAAAAAAAATGAAAATGTCATTTTAAAACCGTTACTTTGCAGCCCCTGGAAACAGGGAATAAAAAAAGGAGATACCAAGTTCGGGATGTAGCGTAGCCCGGTATCGCGCCTGCTTTGGGAGCAGGAGGTCGTAGGTTCGAATCCTGCCATCCCGACAAAAGTTTAATCCACTTTTAAAACAGGATTACAAAAAAGATCGATACCAAGTTCGGGATGTAGCGTAGCCCGGTATCGCGCCTGCTTTGGGAGCAGGAGGTCGTAGGTTCGAATCCTGCCATCCCGACAAAAACAGATACAAACTGTATCAAAAACCCTCTAAATGGTTCATTTAGGGGGTTTTGTTTTTTTATTGGGTTTATAATGGGTTAACGAATATCAACCATTTTTAACCCAAATCTGCACCCAAATTTTCTTCTTAACATTGTCTTTTCAACGAAAACTGAAATTTATTACAATTATTAATTTTTGGACAACAGACCAGATCGTTGCCGTTTTAGCTGTTTTTTGGGTGCAGATTTGGGTTAAAAAATAGGAGAAGATTTTATGAAATCTAGCCACAGTTTTAGCGTCACTTTCTTCGTTAGAAGGGACAGGGAAGCCTTTGGGAAGGCTCCGTTATCAGTTAGAATTACCGTTGATGGAAGGGCTGTTTTTTTTGCAACAAAAAAAACTGTTGAAGTATCAAAATGGGATCAAAAATCCCAACGTTTAAGAGGTACTGATCAAGTGAGCAATGCTATTCGGGATAGAATGAGGCAACTCACAAACGAAATCGGCGCGGCGTACGATGAGTTGCGGTATCAGAAGCAGGAAGTAACCGCCGCAAAGATCAGGGCAAAGATTGAAGGAGAGGAGGATGGTAGAACCTTAACAGAGCTCATAAGGTATCATTTTTCGGAACCAGGAAAACTTCTAGCAACAGGAACTTTGAAAAATTACTATTCGACTGAGCGTTTTATTTTAGAATTTCTAAAAAAGAAAAAATTAAAAGATATTATGCTAATTAAAATAGATTTTAAGTTTTTAACAGATTTTAGCATTTATCTCCGTACCAAAACACCTGATAAAGGACAAAGGGTCTGTTCCAATAATACCGTAATGAAGCATATGGAAAGATTCCAAAAGATGATGGGACTAGCCTTGAAATTTGGTTGGATTGTGAGAGACCCATTTATTTATTTTAAAAGAAATATAGTTTCCAAAGACCGGGAGGTGCTTGATGATAATGAATTGGATATTCTCAAAAATCTGCCGCTTGCCAACCCTATTCAAGAAGTAATCAGGGATATGTTTATATTTAGTTGTTATACGGGCCTAGCCTACAGCGAAATCAATATATTATCTGTCAATCACCTTACTAATGATAGTGATGGTGGTGTTTGGCTAGAAATGAAAAGACAAAAGACATTTCATACTACTGAAAGAAAATTTCATGTACTTGTTCTTCCAATCCCCTTAAATTTAATTCAAAAGTATAAATGTCATCCTGAATCTATTAATAAGGCGACAATTTTTCCATGCCCTACGAATCAGTATACAAACCGAAAATTAAAACTGATAGGAGCTAAAGCCGGAATAACAAAGATATTGTCATTTCATGTGGCACGGCATACTTTTGCGACAACCGTAACCCTGGAAAAAGGCATATCAATAGAGAGTGTTTCTCACATGCTTGGACACTCAAGCATTCGGACCACCCAGATTTATTCAAAGGTTAAACAAAAGAAGGTTGCGAGCGAGATGAAGCATTTGATGATGTCGCAACATGTCCTATTAAAATAATTTGTTCTCATAATCTCTTTGAATGATTAAGAAATGATTTTAGGAATAAGGGTTAGTCCTCTTTTCCTAAAATCAACGATTTGTGTTTACGCTATGTATGAGCATGTTACTATACCTTTGAAGGTTATATTTTGCTATTTGCTTTATTATTATTGTATGGAGCCGAAGGGAGTCGAACCTTTCGGTTTATTTGTCTGTAAATCAGTATTTTGTAGTTTATTCCTCGCGTTAAGGCACCAAATACTCACCTCTTATTTTTTCGAATGCAAATTATTAGGTTTAAAAATAGCGAAACGATTAAAATTTTCAAAATTATCTGGTCATTTAAATATTGCTAAACAAATCCATGCTCCACCTAAATCAGATTTCTTGAATAGGGATTTTTTACACTTTCCAAATCCTCAAACTTTAGTTTAGTTGCTTATAAGGGAAACCCGTATCAGACTTTTCTCCAAGTAAATTCAGTACGATGTGTCAGATATTAAGCACACGTTAGCTTTCCATTGATCTAAAGGGTTTTTGAATTCCTTGCCCGGATGTACAAAATTTCTGTACATTCTGGATAAATTTCTTAGGTGACCAAAATCCAACAAATGTCTTAGTCGCCTATATATGGGGAATAAGTTCACTTAATTCGCAATCCTATTTGTTCTTTATTTTACATAGGTGCCCTTCACTGATAGTGTCATGGTACCCCCTAGTCTCACAGAAATAGGTCATGACAAGTTCAACAATAGATATGAAAGGATAGTGCTTACCTTCATATGGTCGAAAATATAGTTATGGAACAGTTCCTGAAAATCAGGCTCAAAAAGAATACGGTATTTAAGAGACTGAATATTGTCAATAGCCTGCAAAATATCAAAGGAAATTGAAAAAATCCATTTTGGAAATGTGGCAGTTCATAAATCAGGAATTGGCCCATTTTCATTAGGTTGCATGAAGTTTGCAAACTGAAATTTTCTATAGCCGATCCTCAAGGAGTTAAGTTCAGTTACTCCATAACTTTATTTATCTCGTTTTTTTTGGAGTCGCTGTTTTGGTGTCTTCGAATATCAAAGAAGCCTTTTTTCTAAAACTTCAACTGTTATAGCCGTGAAGCCGTCTATCCAAGTTTGGAAATCTGATACTTCTAGGTACGTATCAGTTCCTCTTCCAGCAACGGGTTGATCCAGTAAATAATCATCCGGTACCCCGTATTCGCCAAAGTCTAAGCTTTTAGCTGATAGTGAATTTAGCTACTAAATACTTCATAATACAAGACAGAAAATGTCAATAACAGCCTGAAGGAATCGATATTAGCCACGAAAGTTTATGATAAAAAGAAATATACCGCGTATATTTGATCGAATTGAACACGATTATTGGAATAAAAATCCAATTATTTGTTGCTATTCTTTCACATTTTTAATTTGTATTCTGCCGATGGCCTCATCACTTTCAAAAACCGAAATTAGAAGATATAGCCTTTTTTTGTGGAAAATCTTAGTTTCTTGTATAGCTATTTTTGCAATATTCATTTCACTAGTAGCAGTTGGAGCATTTGGAGCCTTACCCTCTTTCAGAGATATTGAACATCCGAAAAGTAATCAGTCCTCGGAAATTATCGCTGAAGATGGTCGGCCATTAGGCACCTATTTTGTTCAAAACAGATCGAATGTTACATATAAAGATATCTCTGAAAATGTAATTAACGGATTAATTGCCACAGAAGATACCCGTTTTAAAGAACACTCGGGGATAGATTTCAAACGTACTTTTACTATTATCGGTTATAATTTAATCGGAAAGAAGCAGGGAGCGAGTACAATTACCCAACAATTGGCCAAAAATCTTTTTCCTAGGGAATCGAACCTTAACTTTTTCTCACTGGTGTTAACCAAGTTTAAAGAGTGGATTGTTGCCGTTAAACTGGAACGTAACTATACCAAGGAAGAAATTATTACCATGTATTTGAATACGGTTGATTTTGGCAACCAGGCTTATGGTATTAAATCTGCAGCGAGGGTTTATTTCAATACGACACCCGATAAGCTGACCTTAACACAGGCAGCAACCTTAGTTGGTATGCAGAAAGGGATTACCATGTATTCGCCGACCCGCCATCCCGAACGTTCTAGAGACCGTAGAAATACCGTAATGGCTTTAATGGTTAAAGCTGAGTTTTTAACCCAACAAGAATTTGATGAACAAAAAGAAAAACCATTAAACCTGCATTTCAATGCCGCAACCGTTAATGATGGTATTGCACCATACTTCCGTTCTGTACTGAAGAATGATATCAGAACCATTTTTCAGGAACAATCCATTACCAAACCAGATGGCACCCCTTACGATTTAGACCGCGATGGCTTGAAAATTTATACCACATTGAATTATGATATGCAGGTATATGCCGAGGAAGCACAAAAAGAATACATGAAGATTTTACAGGCGCAGTTTATCGCCAGCTGGAAAGGCAGAAATCCGTTTAAGGATAAAACTTTACAGATTGAGCAGGGGATTAAAAGGTCTGACCGTTATAAGTCATTAAAATTAAATGGTAAATCTGATGATGAAATTAAGGACGATTTTAATACCAAAACAGAAATGAGCATTTTTACCTGGAAAGGTAATATTGATACGGTGATGAAGCCGATTGACTCTGTACGTTATTACAAAATGTTGTTGCGCAATGCCATGATGACCATGGACCCGACCAATGGACATGTAAAAGCATGGGTTGGTGGTATTAACTACGAACATTTTAAGTACGATCAGGTTAAAATGGGAACCAGGCAGGTGGGCTCAACTGCAAAGCCCTTTACCTATGCTGTAGCAATCGAAAACGGCTATTCGCCATGTTATACAGTACCAAATGTTCCGGTAACTATTGAGGGGTATGGTAA
Proteins encoded:
- a CDS encoding transglycosylase domain-containing protein, with amino-acid sequence MASSLSKTEIRRYSLFLWKILVSCIAIFAIFISLVAVGAFGALPSFRDIEHPKSNQSSEIIAEDGRPLGTYFVQNRSNVTYKDISENVINGLIATEDTRFKEHSGIDFKRTFTIIGYNLIGKKQGASTITQQLAKNLFPRESNLNFFSLVLTKFKEWIVAVKLERNYTKEEIITMYLNTVDFGNQAYGIKSAARVYFNTTPDKLTLTQAATLVGMQKGITMYSPTRHPERSRDRRNTVMALMVKAEFLTQQEFDEQKEKPLNLHFNAATVNDGIAPYFRSVLKNDIRTIFQEQSITKPDGTPYDLDRDGLKIYTTLNYDMQVYAEEAQKEYMKILQAQFIASWKGRNPFKDKTLQIEQGIKRSDRYKSLKLNGKSDDEIKDDFNTKTEMSIFTWKGNIDTVMKPIDSVRYYKMLLRNAMMTMDPTNGHVKAWVGGINYEHFKYDQVKMGTRQVGSTAKPFTYAVAIENGYSPCYTVPNVPVTIEGYGKPYIPGSSGKPLPGSITLQKALAYSQNYIAAYLMKQVGPVAVANLATKMGIPDVPAYPSICLGSFDSSIYNMVGAYGAFANKGIYIKPIYLLRIEDKNGVVLFSQKDIPKPVMSEEVAYVMTRMLKGVVTGGTGSRLNYKYKVNAPIGGKTGTTQNNSDGWFMAITPQLVTGIWTGCEDRAFHFISTSQGEGANTALPIFAGFIKRVYANPSLKISHADFEAPKSGVTITYDCDQYQKQEDVTTELDEKLGF
- a CDS encoding SPFH domain-containing protein gives rise to the protein MYQEKIISPPSGYLTFAISIALLVASIFCFISEIFLWGGILLAVDIFLIFPGFLIINPNQSMVLTLFGKYLGTVKADGFFWVNPLTAKRRLSLKANNLNGQQLKVNDKLGNPIEIAAVVVWKVNETAKAVFSVENYMQYVNIQSEAAVRHLANIFPYDHAEGEETSITLKDGAEKVSELLENELNERLSRAGIEVLEARISHLAYAPEIASAMLQRQQATAVIAARKLIVEGAVGMVEMALEKLSQKGIVELDEERKAAMVSNLLVVLCGDRHVQPVVNTGTLYN
- a CDS encoding site-specific integrase, which produces MKSSHSFSVTFFVRRDREAFGKAPLSVRITVDGRAVFFATKKTVEVSKWDQKSQRLRGTDQVSNAIRDRMRQLTNEIGAAYDELRYQKQEVTAAKIRAKIEGEEDGRTLTELIRYHFSEPGKLLATGTLKNYYSTERFILEFLKKKKLKDIMLIKIDFKFLTDFSIYLRTKTPDKGQRVCSNNTVMKHMERFQKMMGLALKFGWIVRDPFIYFKRNIVSKDREVLDDNELDILKNLPLANPIQEVIRDMFIFSCYTGLAYSEINILSVNHLTNDSDGGVWLEMKRQKTFHTTERKFHVLVLPIPLNLIQKYKCHPESINKATIFPCPTNQYTNRKLKLIGAKAGITKILSFHVARHTFATTVTLEKGISIESVSHMLGHSSIRTTQIYSKVKQKKVASEMKHLMMSQHVLLK
- a CDS encoding HD family phosphohydrolase; amino-acid sequence: MIFTVFIITLFLPKQPRFRYEFEKNAVWKNKDLISPFSFAILKTNPQVSADKKNALKDILPVYQYDKGITATALDEFANEFDIKWKSKQLDEKEKEVYKAAAYRLLQGIYQKGIIGLNVKHQAGGKNYDFSLLENNVSQVKNTLDVFTAETALNFFKGNFKAPNPVMGDLIANLAIDHITPNIVFDERLTQTIQDNTINNISTTKGMVQKGELIVAKNDVIDEEIYQKLESYKATYDAQTKTIGSRALVYLGQVVLVGFILTILMSFLFLFRKDIFADNRQLSLILIVTTGMLLALTWAIKMEIPSLYYIPFCVVPIIIRILFDTRLALYLHMLVILIAGFFVANSFEFVFYQVTAGMVAIFSIKNFVKRERFLVSALFILLAYFVSFVGIALLREGSFREIEWINFIPFVFSVLLSLLAYPLIYLFERIFGITSDVALIELTNTNNKLLRELAFKAPGTFQHSLQVANLAEAAIFKIGGNSVLVRAGALYHDIGKVDNPQYFIENQNTAVSPHDKLPYEQSAQIIIQHVHKGIEILRKNQIPEAIIDFIRTHHGNTRVDYFYQSFLKNSPEKFVDENIFRYPGPIPFSKETGVLMLADSVEAASRSLKNPDAQNINDLVERIINYKLEQNQLDDCDLTLKDIETIKLIFKTMLMSIYHVRIDYQQLS
- a CDS encoding Arc family DNA binding domain-containing protein, which gives rise to MAEKDKKAFVLRISPALLKEVETWAADEFRSTNGQIEFLLTQALKSRKKGKTKEE